In a single window of the Nodularia spumigena CCY9414 genome:
- a CDS encoding serine/threonine phosphatase: MLICPQCTFENPNSNKFCQSCGASLTHKVCPECSTEVPVNAQFCHNCNAECGTVWQAIIAKSGNESWELGTGEETQETTVAPSISLLQLTAGSYLDPEQRYQLLEPLSAAEENLSQAEICLKVLDCKPYQISPIEAMLANQQQGLVIPSVQVSELSGLAKAYLVLQSQIHPGIPAIHDAWQQDDMQVLLIEDRSNWQSLLDLWQSETTSRLEILHCLYQMTQLWTVLETVNCRQSLLNLSNLRLDEDQTLALQRLYVDSLLPNSMMGSCQESEGETFTIPEEPLTIQALGQVWQALFRQSQRTQFGSVIHILEDLARGKIQTVEMLRSRLKEIAAELETPDTTKSDPIEEDDDDDTAAPTILQSDDLKDFSEKADDLPTVVLPMQLSSLDDAGRTDVGRQRNYNEDCFGISTKINKLEFPQNRVLEARGLYILCDGMGGHAGGEVASELAVNTLRQYFDQHWITNQIPTENMIREAVYLANQAIYEVNQEEARSGIKRMGTTLVMLLIKGTQAAVAHVGDSRLYRVTRKRGLEQITVDHEVGQREISRGVEASIAYARPDAYQLTQALGPRDQHSINPDVEFFQITEDSLFILVSDGLSDNDVLEIYGQAYLIPLLSSGVNLEKGVTGLINLANQYNGHDNITAILIRAKLRPNLDG, encoded by the coding sequence ATGCTGATTTGCCCTCAGTGTACATTTGAAAACCCCAATAGTAACAAATTCTGTCAAAGCTGTGGTGCATCCCTGACCCACAAAGTTTGTCCTGAGTGCAGTACGGAAGTGCCGGTGAACGCACAATTTTGTCATAACTGTAATGCGGAATGCGGGACAGTTTGGCAAGCAATTATTGCCAAGTCAGGGAATGAGAGTTGGGAATTAGGAACTGGGGAAGAAACACAAGAGACGACTGTAGCTCCTTCTATCTCTCTATTACAACTCACAGCAGGTTCTTATTTAGACCCAGAACAGCGTTATCAATTGTTAGAACCGCTATCAGCCGCCGAGGAAAATTTATCTCAGGCTGAAATATGCCTAAAAGTGTTGGACTGTAAGCCATATCAAATATCGCCAATTGAGGCTATGCTAGCCAATCAGCAACAGGGACTGGTGATACCATCGGTTCAAGTAAGTGAACTTTCTGGCCTTGCTAAAGCTTATCTTGTCTTGCAATCCCAAATTCATCCAGGTATACCAGCAATTCATGATGCCTGGCAACAAGATGATATGCAGGTGCTACTGATTGAAGACCGTTCAAATTGGCAATCTTTACTCGATTTATGGCAATCTGAAACAACATCTAGGTTAGAAATTTTACACTGCCTTTATCAGATGACCCAACTTTGGACTGTTTTGGAAACAGTGAATTGTCGTCAAAGTTTGTTGAATTTGTCGAATTTGCGCTTAGATGAAGACCAAACATTGGCGCTACAGCGATTGTATGTAGATTCACTGTTGCCAAACTCTATGATGGGATCATGTCAAGAGTCAGAAGGAGAAACATTTACAATTCCAGAGGAACCTTTAACTATTCAAGCTTTGGGGCAAGTTTGGCAAGCACTATTTAGACAGTCCCAACGAACTCAATTTGGTTCTGTAATACATATTTTGGAAGATTTGGCAAGGGGTAAAATTCAAACAGTTGAGATGTTGCGATCGCGTTTAAAGGAAATCGCGGCTGAACTAGAAACACCCGACACCACAAAGTCTGATCCAATAGAAGAAGATGATGACGATGATACTGCCGCACCGACTATTTTGCAATCAGATGATTTAAAAGATTTCTCTGAGAAAGCTGATGATTTGCCCACTGTTGTGCTGCCAATGCAATTGAGTAGTTTAGACGATGCAGGGCGCACTGATGTAGGTCGTCAACGTAATTATAATGAGGACTGCTTTGGGATTTCAACCAAAATTAACAAGCTGGAATTTCCGCAAAACCGAGTTCTAGAAGCCCGTGGTTTGTATATCCTCTGTGATGGTATGGGTGGACACGCAGGGGGTGAGGTAGCCAGTGAGTTAGCAGTTAATACTCTCAGACAATACTTTGATCAACATTGGATTACTAACCAAATACCTACGGAAAATATGATCCGTGAGGCGGTATATTTAGCTAATCAAGCAATTTATGAGGTAAATCAAGAAGAAGCCCGTTCTGGCATCAAGCGCATGGGTACTACCTTGGTGATGCTTTTAATTAAAGGTACTCAAGCCGCAGTAGCCCATGTGGGAGATAGTCGCCTTTACCGCGTGACACGTAAGCGGGGCTTGGAACAAATCACCGTTGATCACGAAGTAGGTCAACGAGAAATTTCTAGAGGAGTGGAAGCTAGTATAGCCTATGCCCGTCCGGATGCCTACCAGCTGACTCAAGCCTTGGGGCCTCGTGATCAACATTCAATTAATCCCGATGTAGAATTTTTCCAGATTACTGAAGATAGCCTCTTCATTCTGGTATCAGATGGTTTATCAGATAATGATGTCCTAGAAATTTATGGACAGGCTTACCTCATTCCCTTGCTGAGTTCTGGGGTTAATTTGGAAAAGGGAGTCACAGGCTTAATTAATTTAGCAAATCAATACAATGGGCATGACAATATTACTGCTATACTTATCCGGGCCAAATTGCGCCCCAATCTGGATGGTTAA
- a CDS encoding protein kinase domain-containing protein, translating into MLILTLLEPQKKTPLQQWCFENSSVIRIGRAVDNDVVLSDSLVSRHHLELRQVNSAKNKNVCCWQVISKGTNGTFLEGMLVLQCDLPDSGLLQLAQGGPILQLQFQDIPDTVVRSPEAVNAEENTPANLAYTCKHEGNSPNNLFCIHCGQPISTQQKIRQYQVLRTLGQGGMGTTFLAWDAAGRMPGKPQLLVLKQMNADMAKIAKAQELFEREAHTLKSLNHSGIPKYYDFFVVGGKKYLAMELVHGEDLEKRIYATGPVPPSQAIAWMIQTCDILEYLHGQNPPLIHRDIKPANLMVRNSGNQIVVLDFGAVKEIGTTPGTRIGAEGYCAPEQERGQPLTQSDLYAIGPTLIFLLTGENPFNFYRYRKQNSGFDVANIPTITPQLREIIERVTQHLPRDRYQSAKELAVALAACPV; encoded by the coding sequence GTGCTTATTCTGACACTGTTAGAGCCGCAAAAAAAAACGCCACTGCAACAGTGGTGCTTTGAAAATTCCTCTGTAATTCGCATTGGTCGAGCGGTGGATAATGATGTGGTTTTATCTGATAGTTTGGTTTCGCGGCACCATTTGGAACTCAGACAAGTTAATTCTGCTAAAAATAAAAATGTCTGTTGTTGGCAGGTAATTAGTAAAGGCACTAATGGCACTTTTTTGGAGGGTATGCTGGTGCTTCAGTGCGATTTGCCGGATAGTGGGCTGCTGCAATTGGCACAGGGAGGGCCAATATTACAATTACAATTTCAGGATATCCCAGATACTGTGGTGCGATCGCCTGAAGCTGTCAATGCTGAAGAAAATACGCCGGCAAATTTAGCCTACACTTGTAAGCACGAAGGTAATTCGCCGAATAATCTCTTTTGTATTCATTGCGGTCAACCCATCTCAACTCAACAGAAAATTCGGCAATATCAGGTGTTGCGAACTCTAGGACAGGGAGGTATGGGTACTACTTTTCTGGCTTGGGATGCAGCAGGTCGAATGCCAGGAAAACCACAATTGTTGGTTTTAAAACAAATGAATGCTGACATGGCTAAAATTGCCAAAGCCCAAGAATTATTTGAACGGGAGGCGCATACTCTCAAATCCCTTAACCATTCGGGGATTCCCAAGTATTACGACTTTTTTGTAGTTGGGGGCAAAAAATACTTGGCGATGGAATTAGTTCATGGTGAGGATTTAGAAAAAAGAATTTATGCTACAGGTCCAGTGCCACCCAGCCAGGCGATCGCTTGGATGATTCAAACCTGCGACATATTAGAATATCTCCATGGACAAAATCCACCACTAATACACCGTGACATCAAACCCGCTAACCTGATGGTGCGAAATTCCGGTAATCAGATAGTAGTGTTAGATTTTGGGGCTGTGAAGGAGATTGGCACCACACCAGGCACTCGTATTGGTGCAGAAGGTTACTGTGCGCCCGAACAAGAGCGGGGACAACCCTTAACGCAATCCGATTTATATGCCATTGGTCCGACTTTAATTTTTCTCCTCACCGGCGAAAATCCTTTCAACTTTTATCGTTACCGGAAACAAAATTCCGGGTTTGACGTAGCCAATATTCCCACAATTACTCCTCAACTCAGAGAAATTATTGAACGCGTTACGCAGCATTTGCCACGCGATCGCTACCAAAGTGCTAAAGAACTGGCTGTAGCATTAGCTGCTTGCCCAGTATAG
- a CDS encoding DUF4327 family protein: protein MTQQVIHPMVKLQRNVQSLIESNIIKPTDSIWKIALLYGNDWQHWKQELQDFGFSMQDPIGDLLSVEAWDEE from the coding sequence ATGACTCAGCAAGTGATTCACCCAATGGTGAAATTGCAGCGTAACGTGCAATCACTCATTGAATCCAATATTATCAAACCAACTGATAGCATTTGGAAAATTGCATTACTCTACGGCAACGACTGGCAGCACTGGAAACAGGAACTGCAAGACTTTGGCTTCAGTATGCAAGATCCAATTGGCGATTTGCTCTCAGTAGAAGCTTGGGACGAAGAGTAG
- a CDS encoding D-aminoacyl-tRNA deacylase: protein MGGQFGAMMQVAIQNDHPVTFLLEKQAL, encoded by the coding sequence ATGGGGGGTCAATTTGGTGCAATGATGCAAGTTGCTATCCAAAATGATCACCCTGTAACCTTTTTGCTGGAGAAACAAGCTTTGTAG
- the sppA gene encoding signal peptide peptidase SppA, with translation MRNFFKQTFASLIGTVLGLMIFFGISTTGIIFLLFAVTTSRDTTPQVKDQSIVVFDLSMNITDTPPGSSELLQQALSGAEAPRMTLRSVLDTLEKARLDPRIVGIYLDATGTSASGNMGFASLTEIRQALKKFRESGKKVVAYGVGLSEKDYYLSSVADTITLNPIGLMEVNGLTSQPTFLAGALDKFGIGVQVVRVGKFKGAVEPFILQELSPENRQQIQKLLDDVWGDWRTTVSSSRKMTPQQLQAIADTQALLTATEAKERGLVDQVGYLDEVVNDLKKLTASDETDRTFEQINLRNYAQVPGKSLGVERNSQNKIAVVYAEGEIVDGRGEDQQIGGDRFARILNQLRHDNDVKAVVLRINSPGGSATASEIMQREVQLTREVKPVVVSMGDIAASGGYWIATDSNRIFAEPTTITGSIGVFGVLLNGQKLANDNGITWDTVKTARYADSQTPTRPKSPQELEIYQRSVNRIYNLFLDRVVQGRNLPAPKVAEIAQGRVWSGISAKQIGLVDEIGGLNAAIEYAAKEAKLDNDWELQEYPRVSTLEERFFGRAIQEITTMLGMAGVSVQPSHPLMAELQKLQQEMVILQKMNDPHGIYTRLPFNFHIE, from the coding sequence ATGCGTAATTTTTTTAAACAAACTTTTGCCAGTTTAATAGGTACTGTACTGGGACTGATGATCTTCTTCGGTATCAGCACAACAGGAATAATATTCCTGTTATTTGCAGTTACCACCTCCAGAGATACTACTCCCCAAGTCAAAGATCAGTCAATCGTGGTTTTTGACTTGTCAATGAATATTACCGATACCCCCCCCGGTTCTAGCGAATTGCTACAACAAGCATTATCAGGAGCAGAAGCCCCAAGGATGACACTGCGTAGCGTTCTCGATACCTTGGAAAAGGCCAGGCTTGATCCGCGAATTGTCGGTATATATTTAGACGCAACAGGAACAAGTGCATCTGGTAACATGGGCTTTGCTTCTCTGACAGAAATTCGCCAGGCGCTGAAGAAGTTCCGCGAATCTGGGAAAAAGGTTGTCGCCTATGGCGTGGGCTTGAGTGAAAAGGATTATTATCTGAGTTCGGTGGCGGATACAATCACCCTTAATCCCATAGGCTTGATGGAAGTCAATGGTTTAACTAGCCAACCGACGTTTCTAGCTGGGGCTTTAGACAAGTTCGGAATTGGTGTTCAAGTCGTGCGGGTGGGCAAATTTAAAGGAGCCGTCGAACCATTTATCCTCCAAGAGTTGAGTCCAGAAAACCGCCAACAAATCCAAAAATTATTGGACGATGTTTGGGGAGATTGGCGAACTACAGTCAGTTCTAGTCGCAAAATGACTCCTCAACAGTTGCAAGCGATCGCCGATACTCAGGCTTTACTGACAGCCACTGAAGCCAAAGAGCGTGGTTTGGTGGATCAGGTAGGATACCTGGATGAGGTAGTTAACGACCTCAAGAAGTTAACAGCCAGCGACGAAACAGATCGCACCTTTGAGCAAATTAATCTGAGAAACTACGCTCAAGTTCCCGGAAAATCACTAGGTGTAGAACGCAACTCTCAAAATAAAATTGCTGTGGTTTATGCTGAGGGTGAAATTGTCGATGGTAGAGGTGAAGATCAGCAAATAGGAGGCGATCGCTTTGCCAGAATCTTGAATCAACTACGTCACGATAATGATGTCAAAGCAGTTGTCTTGCGAATTAATAGCCCCGGAGGTAGCGCTACCGCATCCGAGATCATGCAGCGAGAAGTACAATTGACTCGCGAGGTCAAACCTGTTGTGGTATCAATGGGTGATATCGCCGCCTCTGGTGGTTATTGGATTGCTACCGATTCCAACCGCATTTTTGCGGAACCAACTACCATTACAGGCTCCATAGGCGTGTTTGGTGTGCTTTTGAATGGGCAAAAACTGGCGAATGATAATGGTATCACCTGGGATACTGTCAAAACTGCACGTTATGCCGATAGTCAAACCCCGACGCGCCCAAAATCACCCCAGGAGTTAGAAATTTATCAACGCAGTGTTAACCGCATTTATAATCTGTTCCTCGATAGAGTTGTTCAAGGTCGGAATTTACCAGCCCCAAAAGTGGCAGAAATTGCCCAAGGACGAGTTTGGTCAGGAATATCCGCTAAACAAATCGGTTTGGTGGATGAAATAGGTGGTCTGAATGCTGCTATTGAATATGCTGCCAAGGAAGCTAAACTGGACAACGATTGGGAATTACAAGAATATCCCAGAGTCAGTACTTTGGAAGAACGCTTTTTTGGGCGGGCGATTCAAGAAATCACCACTATGTTAGGAATGGCCGGGGTGTCAGTTCAACCATCTCATCCCTTGATGGCGGAATTACAAAAACTCCAACAGGAAATGGTCATTCTTCAAAAGATGAATGATCCTCACGGGATTTACACTCGTTTACCCTTCAATTTTCACATTGAGTAG
- a CDS encoding AI-2E family transporter — protein sequence MNDSSIKMFWEKLNNTKLIRYVLLLALGWAIVQVLAYFSTVIVIFIFAGILAFLLSYPVKWSERFLPHGIAVIVVFLVSLLVLVGLIVTLGFAILSQFQQLLEQAPQFVEYVISLLNTLQNILIKFNFKVDFQLIEEALRNQILAGIGTGWATFQGLLINLVDLILIAVVAFFMLLDGKRVWDFLMKFFPRNVRNQVTLAIQQNFLGFFWGRLLLSLFFGGSIFVVFIFIQLPYALFLAAIAGVFDLIPGIGATIGITLVALIALPQGIWVSVQVLIGSVILQQVEENLLMPRIMQGSINMNPVFMFFALLIGAKVAGLVGVFLSIPIAGVLISMFKIEEMQGGNPGRTN from the coding sequence ATGAATGATTCAAGCATCAAAATGTTTTGGGAAAAGCTGAATAATACCAAGCTGATTCGCTATGTATTACTGTTAGCTCTTGGTTGGGCAATTGTGCAAGTTTTGGCTTATTTTTCCACAGTGATTGTTATTTTTATCTTTGCTGGAATTCTGGCATTTTTGCTGAGTTATCCAGTCAAGTGGTCTGAACGTTTTTTACCACATGGTATTGCAGTTATTGTGGTTTTTTTAGTGAGTCTGCTGGTTTTGGTAGGATTGATAGTAACTCTAGGTTTTGCTATATTATCTCAATTTCAACAGTTACTTGAACAAGCCCCTCAATTTGTTGAATATGTGATTTCCCTATTAAATACATTACAAAATATCCTAATTAAATTCAATTTTAAAGTGGATTTCCAACTAATTGAGGAGGCCTTACGCAATCAAATTTTAGCAGGAATTGGCACGGGATGGGCAACATTTCAAGGTTTATTAATTAATTTAGTAGATTTAATTTTGATTGCAGTTGTAGCTTTTTTTATGTTGTTAGATGGCAAAAGGGTTTGGGATTTTCTTATGAAATTTTTTCCTAGAAATGTTCGTAATCAGGTGACTTTAGCCATCCAGCAGAACTTTTTAGGCTTCTTTTGGGGTCGTTTATTATTATCTTTATTTTTCGGTGGTTCTATATTTGTTGTATTTATTTTTATTCAATTACCTTATGCCTTATTTTTAGCGGCGATCGCCGGAGTATTTGATTTGATTCCTGGCATTGGCGCTACAATTGGAATTACCCTAGTTGCTCTCATTGCTCTACCTCAAGGTATTTGGGTAAGTGTGCAAGTTTTAATCGGTAGTGTAATCCTTCAGCAAGTGGAAGAAAATTTACTTATGCCGCGCATTATGCAAGGCTCAATAAATATGAATCCAGTCTTCATGTTCTTTGCTTTATTAATAGGGGCAAAAGTAGCAGGTTTAGTAGGGGTATTTTTATCAATTCCTATAGCGGGAGTATTAATTAGTATGTTTAAAATTGAAGAAATGCAGGGGGGAAATCCAGGTAGAACAAACTAA
- a CDS encoding YihY/virulence factor BrkB family protein produces the protein MPYLVTMVTLRKIRRLLTEIFSDWQLNEVPLLASSLAYYSVFSLAPLLVLLIMIVGTIFGESVVQEEVISQLSKLFGEEGAKLISTAIVNLRVDSREQTFQIVFNLGFLLFGATGVFTQIQAALNRIWKVKPVPRHHVLNLLHKRVLCFLMVLVIAVVLILFFVSNAILARLVIFLNELVPGSGYLWQFMSLLITFGGTTLMFTMMYSILPDAEIAWRDTIVGALITSVLFLVGQYLFGQFLSRTNFGSAYGVAGSFVIVITWIFFAAHILFLGAEFTKVYAKQRGAAIFPSEYAVHLPAEQQQHQLFQPKKRHPR, from the coding sequence ATGCCTTATTTAGTTACTATGGTAACTTTGAGAAAAATTCGGCGGTTATTAACAGAAATTTTTTCTGATTGGCAACTGAATGAAGTCCCTCTGTTAGCTTCATCACTAGCTTATTACTCAGTATTTTCCCTAGCGCCACTTTTGGTACTATTGATTATGATTGTAGGCACAATTTTTGGGGAATCTGTGGTTCAAGAAGAGGTGATTTCTCAGTTGAGTAAACTGTTTGGTGAGGAGGGGGCGAAATTAATTTCTACAGCTATTGTTAATCTGAGAGTCGATTCTAGAGAACAAACTTTTCAAATTGTCTTCAATCTTGGTTTTTTACTATTTGGTGCTACTGGAGTATTCACCCAAATTCAAGCCGCACTCAATAGAATTTGGAAAGTCAAGCCAGTCCCAAGACACCACGTTTTAAATCTATTGCATAAACGTGTATTGTGTTTTTTAATGGTATTGGTAATTGCTGTTGTTTTAATATTATTTTTTGTAAGTAACGCAATTTTGGCAAGATTAGTGATTTTTTTAAATGAATTAGTTCCCGGTTCAGGTTATCTATGGCAATTTATGAGCTTATTGATTACTTTTGGCGGGACAACATTAATGTTTACTATGATGTATAGTATACTACCAGATGCCGAGATTGCTTGGCGTGATACTATCGTTGGTGCGTTAATCACCTCTGTGCTGTTTTTGGTAGGACAGTATTTATTTGGACAGTTCCTCAGTCGCACTAATTTTGGTTCTGCTTATGGCGTGGCTGGCTCGTTTGTGATTGTGATCACTTGGATTTTTTTCGCGGCTCATATTCTGTTTTTAGGGGCAGAATTCACTAAAGTTTACGCCAAACAGCGCGGCGCGGCAATTTTTCCCTCTGAATATGCTGTACACCTCCCGGCTGAACAACAGCAGCACCAGTTATTTCAACCGAAAAAACGTCATCCTAGGTAG
- a CDS encoding serine/threonine-protein kinase, protein MNQICCLNPECDNPQVPENTKFCPSCGVPLITLRNRYRPIKSLGGGGFAKTYLASDIDKLNEKCVIKQFAPQTQGTAGLQKATELFLQEAQQLQQLGEHPQIPALLAYFNENNRLYLVQQFIDGENLLKELEQQGIFPELKIRALLQDLLSVLKVVHSQNIIHRDIKPENIMRRRNDRKLILIDFGASKQLQGTVKTGTTIGTFGYSPLEQMQDAKVYPASDLYSIGATCFHLLTKVHPWQLWQEDGYGWVKEWRNHLQQPISPELGQILDKLLQKDAQQRYQSAEEVLTDLNPLKISPTVHYRPPLKSQTAVKPQFSRPGFMKLAGLVVGGFVLAVVGQSIFSPTLRPEATAKPEPTPISEATTKPEPRPIEDGGLISSVGMDYTKLRDLLTEGRWKQANDETVRVMLVVAKQEKEGLLFMTSVENFPCKDLQTIDKLWVKHSNSRFGFSVQKPIYQSLGGTREFNRNIAEAFGEKIGWRKERKWKSYSELTFDKIAPPGHLPSDRSAGGFRWGLTRGILFSRMDTCKL, encoded by the coding sequence ATGAACCAGATATGTTGTCTTAACCCAGAGTGTGATAACCCGCAAGTTCCCGAAAATACGAAATTTTGCCCCAGTTGCGGAGTTCCCTTAATCACGTTGAGAAACCGCTATCGACCAATAAAATCATTGGGTGGTGGAGGATTTGCCAAAACTTATTTAGCATCAGATATTGACAAATTAAACGAAAAGTGCGTAATTAAGCAATTTGCACCCCAAACCCAAGGAACAGCAGGGTTACAAAAAGCTACAGAATTATTTTTACAAGAAGCGCAGCAATTACAACAACTCGGAGAACATCCCCAAATTCCGGCTTTGTTAGCGTATTTTAACGAAAATAATCGGCTGTATTTGGTACAACAATTTATTGATGGGGAGAATTTATTAAAGGAATTAGAACAGCAGGGAATATTTCCAGAATTAAAAATACGCGCCTTATTACAAGATTTATTATCAGTTCTGAAAGTCGTTCATAGCCAGAACATTATTCACCGGGATATTAAACCAGAGAATATCATGCGTCGTCGGAATGATCGCAAATTAATATTAATTGATTTTGGGGCATCTAAGCAACTACAGGGAACAGTGAAAACAGGAACAACCATCGGGACTTTTGGCTATTCTCCCTTAGAACAAATGCAAGATGCGAAAGTTTATCCCGCCAGTGATTTATATAGTATTGGTGCAACTTGTTTTCATTTGTTAACAAAAGTCCACCCTTGGCAACTTTGGCAGGAAGATGGTTATGGATGGGTGAAAGAATGGCGTAACCATTTACAGCAACCAATTAGTCCAGAATTGGGGCAAATTTTAGATAAGTTATTACAAAAAGATGCTCAACAACGTTATCAGTCTGCTGAAGAAGTTTTAACAGATTTAAATCCTCTCAAAATATCCCCTACAGTACATTATCGACCTCCACTCAAATCACAAACAGCAGTAAAACCTCAATTTTCCCGACCGGGTTTTATGAAACTTGCGGGGTTAGTCGTGGGAGGATTTGTTTTAGCTGTGGTGGGACAAAGTATATTTAGTCCAACGCTAAGACCAGAAGCTACTGCAAAACCAGAACCTACTCCAATATCAGAAGCTACTACAAAACCAGAACCTAGACCAATAGAAGATGGGGGACTAATATCATCTGTGGGTATGGACTATACAAAACTAAGAGATTTACTTACTGAGGGGAGGTGGAAACAAGCAAATGACGAAACAGTGAGAGTTATGTTAGTAGTCGCGAAACAGGAAAAAGAAGGTTTGCTATTTATGACAAGTGTTGAAAATTTCCCATGTAAAGACCTTCAGACTATTGACAAGTTGTGGGTAAAACATAGCAATAGCCGGTTTGGTTTTTCTGTGCAAAAACCCATTTATCAAAGTTTGGGGGGAACCAGAGAGTTCAACAGAAACATTGCAGAAGCTTTTGGAGAAAAAATAGGATGGAGGAAAGAAAGAAAATGGAAAAGCTATAGTGAGCTTACTTTTGATAAAATAGCGCCACCAGGACATCTTCCATCTGATAGGTCAGCAGGAGGTTTTCGTTGGGGTTTGACTAGAGGTATTCTCTTTTCTCGCATGGATACTTGTAAACTGTAA